A region of Fervidobacterium sp. DNA encodes the following proteins:
- a CDS encoding class I SAM-dependent methyltransferase, with amino-acid sequence MSKLYKNSYHYYNDIAHDYDSMYNDEYWKCSQEHIKTIMEKYVSNFVNLKVLDIGSGTGNWARWVVERGAHVTLVEPAQNMMKIAEEKLKSVSHNCLFINDTIENVIEIGKYDVILLLGDVLSYVKDYDIVMRKILHFSKYGTLVFGTVDNYYSYLKDVVTYGEWKDFIYLKSNQKLPIGSKYGYFISRAFDEEDIRQLAERYKMEVLELTGLAIFKNSHLNERYGKYFLKEAEHLLFTLRVRVGESL; translated from the coding sequence ATGTCAAAGCTGTACAAGAATTCATATCATTATTACAACGACATAGCACACGATTATGACAGTATGTACAACGATGAATATTGGAAGTGTTCACAAGAGCATATTAAGACAATTATGGAAAAATACGTAAGCAACTTTGTGAATTTGAAAGTACTCGACATTGGGTCTGGTACAGGAAACTGGGCTAGATGGGTTGTAGAAAGAGGTGCACATGTAACTTTAGTTGAACCGGCACAAAACATGATGAAGATAGCAGAAGAAAAACTCAAAAGTGTTTCGCATAATTGTTTGTTCATAAACGATACTATAGAAAACGTCATCGAGATTGGAAAATATGATGTAATTCTTTTACTTGGCGATGTGCTTAGTTACGTAAAAGATTACGATATCGTCATGAGAAAGATATTACATTTTTCAAAATATGGTACATTAGTGTTTGGTACGGTGGACAATTACTATAGTTACCTAAAAGACGTCGTTACTTACGGTGAATGGAAGGATTTTATTTATTTAAAAAGTAATCAAAAATTACCAATAGGCTCCAAATACGGTTACTTCATATCAAGAGCATTCGATGAGGAAGATATAAGACAACTAGCTGAAAGATACAAAATGGAAGTTTTAGAACTTACTGGACTGGCAATTTTCAAAAATTCTCACCTAAATGAAAGATATGGAAAATACTTTCTCAAAGAAGCCGAACATTTACTTTTCACACTTAGAGTGAGAGTGGGGGAGTCTCTTTGA
- a CDS encoding extracellular solute-binding protein — MGGLFSVIFLLFFLFDCAKQNTLHIYNWADYIPQEVIKEFEREYNCKVIYDTYSSNEEMYSKIKQGGSGYDIVFPSGDHVKMMINDGILEKLDLSKIPNFKNIDPMVLEKTTFDPEHKYSVPYMMGTTGIIVNKKLVKNYEKSWSIYERTDLKDKMTLLDDMREVFGAALKYLGYSVNSTDPEQIEKAKQIILNWKKNILKFDATTYAQGIVNGEFAVVHGYPENVFQLIPEEERENFEFFIPKEGSTLWIDSMVILKDSKNKELAYKFIDFILRPEVAGKISDFLMIPSPVIGASKYVKSTLSYQISDLKNCEIIDYLGEKIDLYNKAWEEIIK; from the coding sequence GTGGGTGGTCTGTTTAGTGTTATTTTTCTGCTTTTTTTCTTGTTTGATTGTGCCAAACAAAACACACTTCATATTTACAATTGGGCAGATTACATCCCGCAAGAAGTTATTAAAGAATTTGAAAGGGAATATAATTGCAAAGTTATTTACGACACTTACTCTTCTAACGAAGAGATGTACTCAAAAATAAAACAAGGTGGTTCTGGATACGACATAGTTTTTCCTTCAGGTGATCACGTTAAAATGATGATTAATGACGGTATACTTGAGAAATTGGACTTGAGTAAAATACCAAATTTCAAAAACATAGATCCTATGGTTTTGGAAAAGACAACTTTTGACCCAGAGCACAAGTATTCTGTACCATATATGATGGGAACGACAGGGATTATAGTTAATAAAAAGCTTGTCAAGAATTACGAAAAATCCTGGAGTATTTATGAGAGAACAGACTTGAAAGATAAGATGACGTTGTTGGACGATATGAGAGAGGTCTTTGGTGCTGCTCTTAAATACCTTGGTTATTCAGTTAATTCGACTGATCCTGAGCAGATAGAAAAAGCAAAGCAAATTATTCTGAATTGGAAAAAGAATATCTTGAAATTTGACGCAACTACTTATGCTCAAGGTATTGTAAATGGTGAATTTGCCGTGGTTCACGGTTATCCAGAAAATGTCTTTCAGTTGATTCCTGAGGAAGAAAGAGAGAATTTTGAATTCTTTATACCAAAAGAAGGTAGTACTCTTTGGATAGATAGTATGGTGATATTGAAAGATTCAAAGAACAAAGAACTTGCTTATAAGTTTATAGATTTCATCCTTAGACCAGAGGTAGCTGGAAAAATTTCCGATTTTCTAATGATACCTTCACCTGTAATAGGGGCATCGAAGTACGTAAAATCTACGTTATCCTACCAGATTTCTGATCTCAAGAATTGCGAAATTATTGATTATTTAGGCGAAAAAATTGATTTGTATAACAAAGCGTGGGAAGAAATAATTAAATAA
- a CDS encoding ferritin translates to MIGEKVYKMLNEQVGKELYSAYLYLSMAAYFDAIDLPGFAKWMKVQAKEEVGHAMKIYEFIYERGERVEFPTLEKPQPSWESPLKAFEAAYTHERFVTESINKIYECAKEENDYATEQFLHWFIKEQVEEEAQTELIVRKLRKLQDSPTGLYMLDKELGSRE, encoded by the coding sequence ATGATAGGTGAAAAAGTTTATAAAATGTTAAATGAACAAGTTGGAAAGGAGTTATATTCGGCTTATCTTTATTTGTCCATGGCGGCATATTTTGACGCAATAGATCTGCCTGGATTTGCAAAATGGATGAAAGTCCAAGCAAAAGAGGAAGTGGGGCATGCTATGAAAATATATGAGTTCATATACGAACGAGGTGAAAGAGTCGAATTCCCTACACTTGAAAAGCCACAACCTTCTTGGGAAAGTCCTCTTAAAGCCTTTGAAGCAGCATATACCCACGAAAGGTTTGTGACTGAAAGTATCAACAAAATATACGAATGTGCTAAGGAAGAAAATGATTACGCAACGGAGCAATTTTTACATTGGTTTATAAAAGAACAAGTAGAAGAAGAAGCTCAAACAGAGTTAATAGTTAGAAAGCTTAGAAAGCTTCAAGACTCACCAACAGGTTTGTATATGCTTGATAAAGAACTGGGATCGAGAGAGTGA
- a CDS encoding aldo/keto reductase, with amino-acid sequence MRYIKLGGVIDVPVIGLGCMRIWNKTLKDVVKLVETAYDLGINFYDHADIYGEGLSEKIFAQALKQLDIPREKVIIQTKCGIRNAFYDLSKEHIIQSVENSLKRLETDYIDILLLHRPDTLMEPEEIGEAFSYLHSKGMVKYFGVSNFNPMQIELLKSGVSYKILANQLQLSLTNSGMIDFGLFTNTKFPQSINRDGSVLEYCRMNDITIQAWSPFQYGDESGNIKGTFIDNPNFQRLNERMKEISEKYGVSKEAIATAWIIRHPANIQVIVGTTDSERLTKISEASNVYLTKEEWYGLYISAGNMIP; translated from the coding sequence ATGAGATACATAAAACTCGGTGGTGTAATTGACGTACCTGTGATAGGGTTAGGGTGTATGAGAATATGGAATAAAACCTTGAAAGATGTTGTAAAGCTTGTGGAAACAGCCTATGATCTTGGAATAAATTTCTATGACCATGCTGACATATACGGTGAAGGACTGTCAGAAAAGATATTTGCTCAGGCACTCAAGCAACTGGACATTCCCCGGGAAAAGGTAATTATTCAAACAAAGTGTGGTATAAGGAATGCATTTTACGATCTTTCAAAAGAACACATTATACAGTCTGTCGAAAATAGTCTTAAAAGGTTAGAAACAGATTACATAGACATTCTGCTTCTGCATCGGCCAGATACACTTATGGAACCTGAAGAGATTGGAGAGGCTTTTTCTTATCTTCATTCGAAAGGGATGGTAAAATATTTTGGTGTAAGCAATTTTAATCCTATGCAGATAGAATTATTGAAAAGTGGTGTTAGTTACAAGATACTGGCTAATCAATTACAATTGAGTTTAACTAACTCTGGGATGATTGATTTTGGATTGTTTACAAATACAAAGTTTCCCCAGTCGATAAATAGAGATGGTAGCGTGTTAGAATACTGTAGAATGAATGATATAACAATTCAAGCTTGGTCGCCATTTCAATATGGGGATGAATCTGGAAATATAAAGGGTACATTTATAGATAATCCAAATTTTCAACGACTCAACGAAAGAATGAAAGAAATATCTGAAAAATATGGAGTTTCGAAAGAGGCTATAGCCACAGCCTGGATAATCAGACACCCTGCGAATATTCAAGTCATTGTAGGTACAACCGATTCAGAAAGACTTACAAAAATCTCGGAAGCTTCAAATGTATACTTAACAAAAGAAGAGTGGTATGGACTGTACATATCGGCTGGGAATATGATACCTTGA
- a CDS encoding HIT domain-containing protein, with the protein MADCVFCKIVEGSISSDKLYEDEDFIVIKDIRPVAPMHLLVIYKNHIATINELSEEDSKRMWKLFEVIKVVTKNQGIESYRIVQNNGKDAGQEVHHIHFHVIGGRKLGILG; encoded by the coding sequence ATGGCAGATTGTGTATTTTGCAAGATTGTTGAAGGAAGTATCTCATCTGACAAATTATACGAGGATGAAGATTTTATAGTTATAAAAGATATTAGACCTGTTGCACCTATGCATTTACTTGTCATATATAAGAATCATATTGCAACAATAAACGAGCTTTCAGAAGAAGATTCAAAAAGAATGTGGAAACTGTTTGAAGTTATAAAAGTGGTAACAAAAAATCAAGGTATTGAGAGCTATAGAATTGTACAGAACAATGGAAAAGATGCTGGACAAGAGGTTCATCACATACATTTTCACGTAATCGGTGGTAGAAAGCTCGGAATACTTGGATAA
- a CDS encoding NUDIX domain-containing protein, whose amino-acid sequence MDYQTLINRIKRSDKQKLAVICYAKYKTNFLFMKRKNEPFAGFLVPPGGKVESHESVQDAIQREFIEETGLKPKNLQLRMITSEIGPDKYNWILFIFSAELDSMNVINCEEGELVWINEKNLFSENLSPIDKLLIPHIFTGGLKIAYIDYSNNKEVSNLKIFEIEQFLNDQEKTH is encoded by the coding sequence GTGGACTACCAAACACTTATAAACAGAATCAAAAGAAGTGATAAACAAAAGCTGGCAGTTATATGCTATGCAAAATATAAAACAAATTTTTTATTTATGAAAAGAAAAAACGAACCATTTGCTGGGTTTCTTGTACCACCAGGTGGAAAAGTGGAAAGTCATGAAAGTGTACAAGATGCAATACAAAGAGAGTTCATTGAAGAGACAGGGCTTAAACCGAAAAATTTGCAATTAAGAATGATCACCTCTGAAATAGGACCTGATAAGTATAACTGGATACTTTTTATATTCTCAGCAGAATTAGATTCAATGAATGTAATTAACTGTGAAGAAGGAGAATTAGTTTGGATCAATGAGAAAAACTTATTTTCAGAAAACCTTTCACCAATCGATAAACTTTTGATTCCTCATATTTTTACTGGAGGTCTAAAAATTGCTTATATAGACTATTCAAACAATAAGGAGGTTTCAAACCTTAAGATTTTTGAAATAGAGCAATTTTTAAACGATCAAGAAAAAACTCATTAA
- a CDS encoding PD-(D/E)XK nuclease domain-containing protein, which translates to NIDAGSGLTRMLMEINYGIDYSQQQLRDISRNMRKGIMKEDVDLLMRSLQEGIGQISYRVQVEKERTYEAIMMGLLIGGQIKAQAEREVSGGIIDILIENNGVVYIIELKVDRSAKEALEQIKERRYYEGFAGKKCYLIGVNIDSSKRNISEWEYEVVN; encoded by the coding sequence CAAACATAGATGCAGGGAGTGGGTTAACAAGGATGTTGATGGAGATAAACTATGGGATAGACTACAGTCAACAGCAGTTGAGAGATATAAGTAGGAATATGAGGAAAGGGATAATGAAAGAGGATGTAGATTTGTTGATGAGAAGTTTACAAGAAGGGATAGGGCAGATAAGTTACAGGGTACAGGTAGAGAAAGAAAGGACATACGAAGCGATAATGATGGGGTTATTGATAGGAGGGCAGATAAAAGCGCAAGCGGAAAGGGAAGTATCAGGAGGGATAATAGACATATTGATAGAGAACAATGGAGTGGTGTACATAATAGAGTTGAAGGTAGACAGAAGTGCAAAAGAAGCACTTGAGCAGATAAAAGAAAGAAGGTATTATGAAGGTTTTGCAGGTAAGAAGTGCTATTTGATAGGAGTGAATATAGACAGTAGTAAGAGGAACATATCGGAATGGGAATATGAGGTGGTAAACTGA
- the nadC gene encoding carboxylating nicotinate-nucleotide diphosphorylase, with the protein MFEKLAEKIAELVIEDENFIDFASYPLRGKMVSGNIILKSNYAVLSGSEIVVKVLKKFSIDSEFYYTDGDIIYSGANNVIAKISGDAYNVLICERTVLNVLSFMSSVATKVRKLVEKAKQKAPHVKIAATRKTIPFSGELQKIAIIHGGGDTHRLNLSDCAMIKDNHIKLYGSVANAIRRVKENLSFSKKIEVEVENEQMALEACECKADIIMLDNFPPELACKVAEKIKKFNHSILVEVSGGIDPDTIESYLCEYIDIISLGKITSEVKYIDFSLELI; encoded by the coding sequence ATGTTTGAAAAACTGGCGGAGAAGATTGCTGAGCTTGTAATTGAAGACGAAAATTTCATAGATTTTGCATCTTATCCTCTAAGAGGGAAGATGGTGTCGGGTAACATTATCCTAAAGAGCAACTACGCTGTGCTTTCTGGTTCTGAAATTGTTGTTAAGGTGTTAAAGAAATTCTCAATAGATAGCGAATTTTATTATACAGACGGTGATATAATTTATAGTGGAGCGAATAATGTCATAGCAAAAATTTCTGGTGATGCGTACAACGTACTCATATGTGAGCGTACAGTCTTAAATGTTCTATCTTTTATGTCATCAGTGGCGACAAAAGTCAGAAAACTTGTAGAAAAAGCTAAGCAAAAAGCTCCACATGTGAAAATTGCGGCAACCCGGAAAACCATACCATTTTCAGGCGAACTACAAAAAATTGCTATTATCCATGGTGGGGGGGATACACATAGGTTAAATTTGTCAGATTGTGCTATGATAAAAGATAATCACATAAAGCTTTATGGCTCAGTAGCAAATGCGATAAGACGAGTAAAAGAAAATTTGAGTTTCAGCAAGAAAATAGAAGTGGAAGTTGAAAATGAACAAATGGCTTTAGAAGCGTGTGAATGCAAAGCTGATATTATAATGCTCGATAATTTTCCTCCAGAGTTAGCATGTAAAGTTGCTGAAAAAATAAAAAAATTTAATCATAGCATATTGGTGGAGGTTTCTGGAGGTATAGACCCTGATACAATAGAAAGCTATCTGTGCGAGTATATAGACATAATATCCTTAGGAAAAATCACGTCGGAAGTAAAATATATCGATTTCAGTCTCGAACTAATTTGA
- the nadA gene encoding quinolinate synthase NadA → MYTITPNDIKSLAREKGYVIVAHNYQIRELQEIADYVGDSLQLARIATQIDASKILFLGVDFMAELIKVLNPEKKIIVPVRYSTCPMANSLNVEDVVNAKKVYNAPFVAYVNSKTEVKAVADVVCTSANAVDVVRNIDSDIVLMGPDKNLASFVAEKTGKKVISVPGESGYCYVHNYVSKEQVKKLAERYPQAEIMAHPEVPECVRQIAHFVGSTSQMEKYPLKSAAKEFIVVTEIGMIEKLRKVYPDRTFIPVSSMVCYNMKKNNLRNTYTALVKEKEEVLVDEKLVERVRKAINRMIELTEKVVNLNV, encoded by the coding sequence ATGTACACCATAACACCAAATGATATTAAATCACTCGCAAGAGAAAAAGGATATGTAATAGTCGCTCATAATTACCAGATCAGAGAACTTCAAGAAATAGCTGATTATGTTGGAGATTCGCTGCAACTTGCAAGAATTGCGACACAGATAGATGCGTCCAAAATATTGTTCCTTGGAGTAGATTTTATGGCAGAATTGATAAAAGTCTTGAATCCTGAGAAAAAGATAATAGTGCCGGTAAGATACTCAACTTGCCCAATGGCAAATTCTCTTAACGTTGAAGATGTAGTAAACGCGAAGAAAGTTTATAACGCACCTTTTGTTGCTTATGTGAACAGTAAAACGGAAGTTAAAGCTGTTGCAGACGTAGTTTGCACGTCGGCTAATGCAGTTGATGTGGTAAGAAACATCGATAGCGATATAGTTTTAATGGGTCCTGATAAGAATTTGGCCTCATTTGTAGCAGAAAAAACAGGTAAAAAAGTTATATCAGTTCCCGGCGAAAGTGGATACTGCTATGTACATAACTATGTGAGCAAAGAGCAAGTAAAAAAACTTGCTGAAAGATATCCTCAGGCTGAAATAATGGCACATCCAGAAGTGCCAGAATGTGTGAGGCAAATTGCACATTTTGTTGGAAGTACTTCTCAGATGGAGAAATATCCATTAAAATCTGCTGCGAAAGAATTCATTGTTGTTACAGAAATAGGAATGATAGAAAAGCTTAGAAAGGTCTATCCCGATAGAACGTTTATACCAGTAAGTTCGATGGTATGTTACAACATGAAAAAGAATAATCTAAGAAATACCTACACAGCATTGGTTAAAGAAAAAGAAGAGGTATTGGTTGACGAAAAACTGGTTGAGAGGGTAAGAAAAGCAATAAATCGCATGATAGAACTTACAGAAAAGGTTGTGAATTTAAATGTTTGA
- a CDS encoding peroxiredoxin encodes MLEVGQKAPDFELVDHELKPFKLSELKGKVVLAFYPGAFTSVCEKELCSFRDMLYKLNNLNATVVGISVDTPFSNKAFAERNKLNFRLLSDFGGLVSRQYGGVHENFINIPNYTVSKRSVFVVGDGIVIYKWVTDNPAVEPPYDDIEKVLK; translated from the coding sequence ATGTTAGAGGTTGGACAAAAGGCTCCAGATTTTGAGCTTGTAGATCATGAGTTAAAACCATTTAAACTTTCAGAACTCAAAGGCAAGGTGGTACTCGCCTTTTATCCTGGTGCATTCACAAGTGTTTGTGAAAAGGAGCTTTGCAGCTTTAGGGACATGCTTTACAAGCTGAACAACTTAAATGCAACGGTTGTGGGCATAAGCGTTGATACTCCATTTTCAAACAAAGCATTTGCTGAAAGAAACAAGCTGAATTTTAGATTGCTATCCGATTTTGGTGGGTTAGTTTCCAGGCAATATGGAGGAGTACATGAGAATTTTATAAACATACCTAATTATACAGTTTCAAAACGTTCGGTTTTCGTAGTCGGCGACGGAATAGTTATTTACAAGTGGGTGACGGACAACCCGGCTGTAGAGCCTCCATATGATGATATAGAGAAAGTGCTCAAGTAA
- a CDS encoding M48 family metallopeptidase yields the protein MNNSLLNILIVLVLIKNLWTIVLSIANLVYSTNRKVKIPEVFSDVIDLEIFEKNKNYTKDKMLMSILSTAVNLLVLLWLILKGVPELENIAKNISENIFIQSLLFFGVLGIIQFIIDMPFDIYSTFVLEQKYGFNTTTPKTFLIDILKSLVLTVTFGTPIILILMWFLIKFETWWWQASIFGIAVTFFYSYISPVLIAPLFNKFKELEDIELKDKIRTLLEKAKVKIPKIYVVDASKRTKKQNAYVTGFGTSRRLVLFDNLLSYPKEEILSVIAHELGHHEKRHIPKLMFVFALYEFFVLFLMNQLYKIFSSTKPGISQPYAVFFYCSLFVVSIIFFLTPLMNYMNRKLEYEADKYSAELIGSSKPLMNALKRLIKENLTSLSPLPLYKTWYYSHPAPEERINKLSKLEK from the coding sequence TTGAACAACAGTTTGTTAAATATCCTAATTGTACTTGTGTTGATAAAAAACCTTTGGACTATAGTACTGTCCATAGCTAACCTTGTTTATTCAACAAATCGCAAAGTAAAAATTCCTGAAGTTTTTTCAGATGTTATTGATCTGGAAATTTTTGAAAAAAATAAAAATTACACGAAAGATAAGATGCTAATGTCGATTTTATCGACAGCTGTAAATTTACTCGTACTACTATGGTTAATTTTAAAAGGCGTACCAGAACTTGAGAATATAGCAAAAAACATTTCAGAAAACATTTTTATCCAAAGCTTGCTCTTCTTTGGAGTGCTCGGTATTATCCAGTTTATCATAGACATGCCATTTGATATTTATTCAACATTCGTTTTAGAACAAAAATACGGCTTTAATACAACCACACCAAAAACATTCCTCATAGACATACTAAAATCTCTAGTTCTTACTGTAACATTTGGTACACCTATTATTTTAATTTTAATGTGGTTTTTGATAAAATTTGAAACATGGTGGTGGCAAGCATCTATATTTGGAATAGCAGTTACCTTTTTTTATTCATACATATCACCAGTTCTTATTGCGCCACTATTTAACAAGTTCAAGGAACTTGAAGATATTGAATTAAAAGACAAAATAAGAACTTTGTTGGAAAAAGCCAAAGTCAAAATACCTAAAATATACGTAGTGGATGCTTCAAAACGAACAAAAAAGCAAAATGCTTATGTAACAGGTTTTGGTACATCAAGAAGGCTCGTGCTTTTTGACAACTTGCTATCATATCCTAAGGAAGAGATTTTATCTGTGATTGCTCATGAATTGGGCCATCACGAGAAAAGACATATTCCAAAACTAATGTTTGTCTTTGCGTTGTATGAATTCTTCGTACTTTTCTTGATGAACCAGCTATACAAAATATTTTCTTCCACAAAACCTGGAATATCACAACCTTATGCGGTATTCTTCTACTGCTCGTTATTTGTTGTTTCTATAATTTTCTTTTTAACACCGCTTATGAACTACATGAATAGAAAATTAGAATACGAAGCAGATAAATACTCTGCTGAACTTATTGGAAGTTCAAAACCATTGATGAACGCTCTTAAAAGACTCATTAAAGAAAACCTTACAAGCCTTAGTCCGTTACCTTTATACAAAACTTGGTATTACAGTCATCCAGCACCTGAAGAAAGAATAAACAAATTATCGAAACTCGAAAAATAA
- a CDS encoding tetratricopeptide repeat protein: MNYIKAIVYLPLKVDVAKRLNLPVKLPVLAEDLLLITDQDNIPIDVVIRGLEEQCKIEKSDYWLSYLVYFYYEKFKIALNEKDFSAAHQLLSKAKELQYDYRYHFYNALLQSRLGNYEIAEIELKQSLGLNPDFSLAYYELGNILFIQKDYEDAIEAYKKAYQMEPTFLLPLLKIGDIYMELNQLDDAEIVYKSIISKDTLHRYSTREGLEIAPIPEAYLRLGVVYNLRQQFDKAEEIFKLGLNVGKKAEISYNLAYTLTRLGKHLEAYKVLFDLAKEYRSPEVLNELGILQRRLGLYEEAYKTFEEIQEQFPENFERIQYFVGEKNFESEYENELKRSENVLERIEFPFQDQLNLIIESTDDDGNILIDKFAELTGLVIAPQDNNQPKSEHFPYIFAGMYIAGTQPIVMEKNATILTVATLGTGLPIACTTAILRLYQYILSGLHNIDHFIEEIYPEIEELHFDFARKLLSLTEQPLDNFFDVASENYEDLALNIIRAVGYFPTAEEIENIKDSILRNTVAFLVSIMKNVI; this comes from the coding sequence GTGAATTACATAAAGGCTATCGTATACTTGCCATTGAAGGTTGATGTTGCTAAAAGGCTAAATTTGCCAGTTAAATTACCGGTATTGGCTGAAGATTTGTTGTTGATAACTGATCAGGATAATATCCCCATAGACGTGGTAATAAGAGGTCTTGAAGAACAATGTAAGATAGAAAAAAGCGATTACTGGTTATCATACTTGGTGTATTTTTATTATGAGAAATTCAAAATAGCTTTAAACGAGAAAGATTTTTCAGCAGCTCACCAGCTGCTTAGTAAAGCTAAAGAGCTTCAATATGATTACAGATATCATTTTTACAATGCTTTATTACAGTCAAGACTTGGTAATTATGAGATAGCCGAGATTGAACTTAAGCAATCGTTAGGTTTAAATCCAGATTTCTCGCTTGCTTATTACGAGCTTGGAAATATACTTTTTATACAAAAGGATTATGAAGATGCTATAGAGGCTTATAAAAAGGCTTATCAGATGGAACCAACTTTTCTACTTCCGTTATTAAAAATTGGCGATATATATATGGAGTTAAACCAACTTGATGATGCTGAAATAGTATATAAATCTATAATATCCAAAGATACCCTTCACCGCTACAGTACAAGAGAAGGACTTGAAATCGCACCTATTCCTGAAGCTTACTTACGATTAGGTGTTGTGTACAATTTACGACAACAATTTGACAAGGCTGAAGAGATTTTCAAATTGGGATTAAATGTTGGCAAAAAGGCAGAAATTTCCTATAACTTGGCTTACACACTTACAAGGCTTGGAAAGCACCTGGAGGCTTACAAAGTATTGTTTGATCTTGCAAAAGAATATAGATCACCTGAGGTATTGAACGAGTTGGGCATCCTTCAGCGAAGGCTTGGGTTGTACGAAGAAGCCTATAAGACATTTGAGGAGATACAAGAACAATTTCCAGAAAATTTTGAGCGAATACAGTATTTTGTTGGTGAAAAAAATTTTGAAAGTGAGTATGAAAATGAATTGAAAAGATCAGAAAATGTGCTTGAAAGGATTGAATTCCCTTTCCAAGATCAATTAAATTTAATAATAGAATCAACCGACGATGATGGAAACATTTTAATTGACAAATTTGCCGAGTTAACAGGTCTGGTTATAGCTCCTCAAGACAATAATCAACCAAAAAGTGAACATTTTCCGTATATATTCGCTGGCATGTACATAGCAGGTACGCAACCTATTGTGATGGAAAAGAACGCAACTATTCTGACTGTAGCCACACTTGGTACAGGTTTACCAATAGCTTGTACGACAGCAATACTTAGGTTATATCAATATATACTTTCAGGATTGCACAACATAGATCATTTTATTGAAGAGATTTACCCGGAAATTGAAGAACTACATTTTGATTTTGCAAGAAAGTTGCTAAGTTTAACAGAACAACCATTGGATAATTTCTTTGACGTTGCGTCGGAAAATTACGAAGATTTAGCTTTGAATATCATAAGAGCCGTAGGATACTTTCCAACTGCGGAGGAGATAGAAAACATAAAAGACAGCATTCTAAGAAATACAGTTGCGTTTTTGGTCAGTATAATGAAAAACGTTATTTAA
- the nadX gene encoding aspartate dehydrogenase, with the protein MKVFFVGGGNIARIVLKELGSCIDSCWYYDKVETGLECKYLSSFYIPSDCDVVVECASTEAVREFGLEVLESGKDLYVMSSGAFADEEFFKRFSEKLSTSKSNVYIPSGAIGGLDIIYAIRNYINSVKITTRKPPKAFGLEELSTQRTIFYGKVVDAIKQFPQNANVSITLSLAVGDFEKVFVEIVADPKIEQNIHEINISSSVGEYTIIHKNKPSPNPKTSYLAPLSLAAELKKRFEKLKI; encoded by the coding sequence GTGAAGGTATTTTTCGTTGGTGGAGGAAACATCGCAAGAATAGTTCTTAAGGAGCTTGGTAGCTGTATAGACAGTTGTTGGTATTACGATAAGGTAGAGACTGGTCTTGAATGCAAGTATTTATCGAGCTTTTATATCCCATCGGATTGTGACGTTGTAGTTGAGTGTGCATCTACTGAAGCTGTTAGAGAATTTGGATTGGAAGTACTTGAGTCAGGGAAAGACTTATATGTTATGAGCTCTGGTGCATTTGCCGATGAAGAGTTCTTTAAGAGATTCTCAGAAAAGTTAAGTACATCAAAATCGAATGTTTATATACCTTCAGGTGCTATTGGTGGGCTGGATATTATCTATGCTATTCGTAATTACATAAATAGTGTTAAGATTACAACAAGAAAACCACCAAAGGCATTTGGGTTAGAGGAACTATCCACACAAAGAACGATATTTTATGGTAAAGTTGTAGACGCTATTAAGCAGTTCCCGCAAAATGCAAATGTTTCAATTACACTATCGCTTGCCGTTGGAGATTTTGAAAAGGTTTTTGTAGAGATTGTTGCTGACCCAAAGATAGAACAAAACATACACGAGATAAATATTTCATCAAGTGTAGGTGAGTACACGATTATACACAAAAACAAACCCTCTCCAAACCCAAAGACAAGTTACTTAGCTCCGTTATCACTTGCTGCAGAACTGAAGAAAAGATTTGAGAAGTTAAAAATATGA